The Phormidium sp. PBR-2020 DNA segment ACAGTATCAACAGGTGTATCGGCGCGATCGCCTACTGCAACGGCGTCTCGGTCAACAGGGACGCTGCCAAACTCCCACCCAGGAGCAACTGCAACAGATGAACCCCACGGTTTCTAGTGGAGTTGTTCTCAAACAACTCAAACACCTTGCCAGTCAATTACGAGAGTATCGCGTTCATGTTCGCAGTGGTAATCCCCGACTCTACCAGCCACGAGATGAACAGGAACTAGAAACCTTGGTGGGGCAACAACCCGGTAACTGGGGGGCGATTGAGGATGAGTCAGAACGTTTTTTGCAGGCCTATCGACAAGCCCTCAAAGACACTCTGGCGGGGGCGATCGCCCAAGTCCTCAAAACCAACCTAGATAAACTTCGTCGTCGCCAAAATGGACGCGAACGCGCCTACCTAGAGGGACTGCATCTATCCCAATGTCAGGGTCTCTCAATGACAGAGATCGCGCCAAAAATTGGACTTAATTCTCAAGTCCAAGTAACGCGACTCCTCAATCTCAAACGCCTACGATTAGAGGTGCGCCATCTCCTGATTGCTAAACTCTATCAACGGCTCACGCAAGAAGCCCTCAACTATATCCCAATCGAGCGGCTTCACGCCATTGACCAAACCCTCGAAACCCTACTCACTGAACTGGTGGATGACATGATGGCAGAATCAGCGGCTCAAACTCAATCCGCTAAATCTTGCCAACAGATTAGTCGGTTTAATGCTGCATTATGCCGTGCCATTTGTCCATTACGCCAGGGCTTTGAGTAATGGGTGTATTAGCTAGCCTTGCGTTCTTTCTCCTTACTCAATGTCATCATGACTTACTCTAGCCAATGCCAACTGCTCGACCTTGACCCGGATCAAGGAACAACCGTTCATCTGACCACTGGGGCTGTGAATTGGGCGGTTGAAGTCTGTCAAGAACATATCGATACGGATCACCAATGGTTTTGTTTTTTGCGGGCCATGGCGATTAGGGGGTTACAGCAATGGCTCGATCAGGGCGCTGAGGCGTTACCCCTCGATTACAGTCGTGAAACCCCACCGAACCCTGGCGTTAACTGTCAAGTGAACGGATTTCGTCTCTGCTTGGTGGTGCAGGGTAGCCTCAGCGATGGCTTAATCTCCATTCCCCGCTATACCCTCAAGGACCCTCTGAACTTCGCCCATCTTTATATTTTGGCTGAGGTTCAAGAAGAAGCCGACCAAGTAAAAATTTTGGCGGGGTTGCGCCGCGATCGCCTGGTGAGCTTGAAAGAGTCTGGAAACCTAGCCCTGAGCCATAACGGCCATTATCATGTCCCCCTAGAGGATTGGGATCTCTCTCCCGAAGACCTTTTGCTCTATTTGCATTGTCTCAATCCCGAACAACTGGAAACAGGTCATTCCGAAAACCAGTTTCCGGCTCGTTGTCTGTGTCCCCAGCCGACCCTAAATGTGCGAGACTGGCTGCGAGACCAACTCGATACAGTGGCGGAGCGGTTTCACTGGACGTTGCTGCCTCCCCTCGCTCTGTCCCATCAGTTGATGTCGGTGCAAACCCCCGCCGAAGAACTCGAAACCTTGCTCAAAGACTTGGAACGACAGGGGGTGACCATTCCCGAAACCGCCAGAGGGGCGTATCAGGAGTTACACCATCAAGGACTTCCCGGCCGTCTCTATGCTCTAACTTGGAAGGTGTTTGACTCCCACTATTCTCCGGAATGGTCCTTGTTCCTCTGCCTCGGCCCCAGTCCTGGGGAATCCTTAGCACCGGGAACTGAACTGATTGTTCAGGATGAAACTTCGGTCTTAGTTCGCCAGGGCTTCAACGAAGACTCGGGAGAGGCTTATCTCTATACTCAAGTGATTGGTAACTTCGACGAGCAGTTTACGGTGAGTATTATCTCCAGTGAGGGAACCCCTCTCACTCTGCCCCCCTTTACCTTTCACTCTTGAGCCACTCTCTTGAGCCACTCTCCTGTTGTCATGGCCTACCGACTCAGTATCCATCAAATTGAGCAAAGTTGTCTGTTTGACCTGATGTGGGGCCAAGGACAGCGATTAACGGCCACCATCGCCTTTCCTCAAGTTCTGTTGACTCTCTATCAGGCATGGCGACGAGCCTATTTGGGGTATTACAAACATGTAGGGGCGAAGGATTTTTCGCCCCTACGGGGACGGGTGGGGGCGATGGGACAGTTAGCGGGGCCAC contains these protein-coding regions:
- a CDS encoding DUF1822 family protein, yielding MTYSSQCQLLDLDPDQGTTVHLTTGAVNWAVEVCQEHIDTDHQWFCFLRAMAIRGLQQWLDQGAEALPLDYSRETPPNPGVNCQVNGFRLCLVVQGSLSDGLISIPRYTLKDPLNFAHLYILAEVQEEADQVKILAGLRRDRLVSLKESGNLALSHNGHYHVPLEDWDLSPEDLLLYLHCLNPEQLETGHSENQFPARCLCPQPTLNVRDWLRDQLDTVAERFHWTLLPPLALSHQLMSVQTPAEELETLLKDLERQGVTIPETARGAYQELHHQGLPGRLYALTWKVFDSHYSPEWSLFLCLGPSPGESLAPGTELIVQDETSVLVRQGFNEDSGEAYLYTQVIGNFDEQFTVSIISSEGTPLTLPPFTFHS